A genome region from Brassica oleracea var. oleracea cultivar TO1000 chromosome C2, BOL, whole genome shotgun sequence includes the following:
- the LOC106325997 gene encoding uncharacterized protein LOC106325997 — MEDLNTFAADCVVVSCCCNCLVLQIVIFIFLGIPQKLIKNTRKCYTKWGINGRTKRMGLDYECRGNTGVDWEWRKETLSIEMEGFGCIEEVEEALQEFSKNGEFLFGSFWRKERVQNLSMSSCVNENFDLKFVSRYEIIEENFYSLDYTLTTSHIEISGNKNSPCIH; from the coding sequence ATGGAAGATCTTAACACATTTGCTGCTGACTGCGTCGTTGTATCATGTTGCTGCAACTGTCTTGTTCTCCAAATCGTGATCTTCATCTTCCTTGGGATTCCTCAAAAACTGATCAAGAACACAAGAAAATGTTACACAAAATGGGGCATAAACGGAAGAACAAAAAGAATGGGGCTCGATTATGAATGTCGAGGAAACACCGGGGTCGATTGGGAATGGAGAAAAGAGACTCTGAGTATAGAGATGGAGGGCTTTGGATGTATTGAAGAAGTTGAAGAGGCTTTACAGGAGTTTTCAAAGAATGGTGAGTTTTTGTTTGGAAGCTTCTGGCGAAAAGAGAGGGTTCAAAACTTGTCAATGTCAAGTTGTGTTAATGAAAACTTTGACCTAAAATTTGTAAGTCGTTATGAGATAATCGAAGAAAATTTCTACTCCTTGGATTATACATTAACAACTTCACATATTGAAATTAGTGGAAATAAAAATAGCCCTTGTATCCACTAG
- the LOC106327456 gene encoding phospholipid-transporting ATPase 10 has protein sequence MAGGGRRRRRLHISRIYSYTCGKSSFKEDHSNIGGPGFSRVVYCNEPGSPAAERRNYAGNYVRSTKYTVASFLPKSLFEQFRRVANFYFLVTGILSLTDLAPYGAISALLPLVLVISVTMVKEGIEDWRRKQQDIEVNNRKVKVHDGNGIFRQEEWSNLRVGDIVRVEKDEFFPADLLLLSSSYEESICYVETMNLDGETNLKVKQGLDATSSMLHEDSDFKDFRAVVRCEDPNVNLYMFVGTLELEEERFPLSIQQILLRDSKLRNTEYVYGAVVFTGHDTKVIQNSTDPPSKRSRIERKMDKIIYLMFGLVFLMSFVGSIIFGVETREDKLKNGRTERWYLRPDSAVILFDPERAPMAAIYHFFTAVMLYSNFIPISLYVSIEIVKVLQSIFINRDIHMYYEETDKPAQARTSNLNEELGMVDTILSDKTGTLTCNSMEFIKCSIAGTAYGRGITEVERAMAVRSGGSPLVNEDLDVVVDKVGPKVKGFNFEDERVMNGNWVRQPEAAVLRKFFRLLAVCHTAIPETDEETGNVSYEAESPDEAAFVVAARELGFEFFNRTQNEISFRELDLVTGEKVERVYKLLNVLEFNSSRKRMSVIVRDHDGKLLLLSKGADNVMFERLAKNGRQFEAKTQEHVNQYADAGLRTLILAYREVDENDYIEFNKSFNEAKASVSEDREALIDDITDKMERDLILLGATAVEDKLQNGVPECIDKLAQAGIKIWVLTGDKMETAINIGFASSLLRQEMKQITINLETPHIKSLEKSGIKDEIELASRESVVKQIEQGRELLAASGASSEAFALIIDGKSLTYALEDEVKNTFLDLATGCASVICCRSSPKQKALVTRLVKTGTGKTTLAIGDGANDVGMLQEADIGVGISGVEGMQAVMSSDIAIAQFRYLERLLLVHGHWCYSRISSMVCYFFYKNITFGVTVFLYEAYASFSAQPAYNDWFLSLFNVFFSSLPVIALGVFDQDVSARFCYKFPVLYQEGVQNILFSWKRIIGWMFNGFISALAIFFICKESLKHQLFDPNGKTAGREIMGGLMYTCVVWVVNLQMALSISYFTWVQHIVIWGSIAFWYIFLMIYGAITPSFSTDAYMVFLEALAPAPSYWLTTLFVMIFALTPYFVYKSVQMRFFPKYHQMIQWIRYEGHSNDPEFVEMVRQRSIRPTTVGYTARRAASVRRSGRFHDQLHKDLVAF, from the exons ATGGCAGGAGGTGGTCGGAGAAGGAGAAGATTACATATAAGCAGGATCTATTCTTACACTTGTGGTAAGTCAAGTTTCAAAGAAGACCATTCCAACATAGGAGGACCCGGTTTCTCGCGGGTCGTCTACTGTAACGAACCGGGTTCTCCGGCAGCTGAACGCCGGAACTATGCCGGAAATTACGTCAGGTCTACTAAATACACTGTCGCTTCTTTCCTCCCGAAGTCTCTCTTTGAGCAGTTCCGTCGCGTAGCTAACTTCTACTTCCTTGTCACCGGAATCTTGTCGTTGACTGATCTTGCTCCTTATGGAGCTATTAGTGCTCTCTTACCTCTTGTTCTTGTCATCTCTGTAACAATGGTTAAAGAAGGTATCGAAGATTGGCGCCGGAAACAACAG GATATTGAGGTGAATAATAGAAAAGTGAAAGTCCACGATGGCAATGGAATATTCCGGCAAGAGGAGTGGAGTAACCTAAGAGTAGGTGACATAGTCAGAGTCGAAAAAGACGAGTTTTTTCCAGCGGATCTTTTGCTTCTGTCATCAAGCTACGAGGAATCTATTTGCTATGTAGAAACTATGAATCTTGATGGAGAGACGAATCTGAAAGTGAAACAGGGTCTTGATGCCACTTCATCAATGTTACATGAAGATTCGGACTTCAAAGATTTCAGAGCCGTTGTTAGATGCGAAGATCCAAACGTGAATCTTTATATGTTCGTTGGGACTTTGGAGCTTGAAGAAGAGAGGTTTCCTTTGTCGATTCAGCAGATTCTCCTACGTGATTCGAAGCTTAGAAACACAGAGTATGTGTACGGAGCTGTCGTTTTCACCGGACATGACACAAAG GTGATACAGAACTCAACTGATCCTCCATCAAAGAGGAGCAGGATCGAGAGGAAAATGGACAAGATCATCTACTTAATGTTCGGTCTGGTTTTTCTAATGTCATTCGTTGGATCAATCATCTTCGGAGTCGAAACAAGAGAAGATAAACTCAAAAACGGAAGAACAGAGAGATGGTACTTGAGACCAGACAGTGCAGTGATCTTGTTTGATCCAGAGAGAGCTCCAATGGCTGCAATCTACCACTTCTTCACCGCAGTAATGCTCTACAGTAACTTCATCCCTATATCTCTCTATGTTTCTATCGAAATCGTCAAAGTTCTTCAGAGCATTTTCATCAACAGAGACATTCATATGTACTACGAAGAGACCGATAAACCCGCGCAGGCACGGACTTCAAATTTGAATGAAGAGCTCGGTATGGTTGATACCATTCTATCCGATAAAACCGGGACTTTGACATGTAACTCTATGGAGTTTATCAAGTGTTCCATCGCGGGTACGGCTTATGGACGTGGTATAACTGAGGTTGAGAGAGCTATGGCTGTGAGAAGCGGCGGTTCGCCTTTGGTTAATGAAGATTTGGATGTTGTTGTGGACAAGGTTGGTCCTAAGGTTAAAGGGTTTAACTTTGAAGATGAAAGGGTTATGAATGGGAACTGGGTGAGGCAGCCTGAAGCTGCCGTGTTGCGGAAGTTTTTCAGATTACTTGCCGTGTGTCACACGGCGATACCTGAAACTGATGAGGAGACAGGGAATGTCTCTTATGAAGCTGAGTCTCCTGATGAAGCTGCGTTTGTCGTTGCGGCAAGAGAGCTAGGGTTTGAGTTCTTTAACCGGACGCAGAACGAGATCTCATTTCGTGAATTGGATCTTGTAACAGGGGAAAAAGTCGAGAG GGTTTATAAGTTGCTGAACGTTCTTGAGTTCAATAGCTCGAGAAAGAGAATGTCAGTGATTGTAAGAGACCATGACGGGAAGCTCTTGTTGTTGTCTAAAGGAGCTGACAA TGTAATGTTTGAAAGACTAGCAAAGAACGGTCGTCAGTTCGAGGCCAAAACCCAAGAACATGTAAACCAATATGCAGATGCTGGTCTAAGGACTTTGATACTTGCATACCGCGAGGTCGATGAGAATGACTACATAGAGTTCAACAAGAGTTTCAATGAAGCCAAGGCCTCGGTGAGTGAGGACCGTGAAGCTTTAATAGATGATATCACGGATAAGATGGAACGTGACCTTATTCTCCTTGGTGCTACTGCTGTTGAGGACAAACTTCAAAATGGG GTTCCGGAATGTATCGATAAACTTGCTCAAGCTGGAATCAAGATTTGGGTTCTAACTGGAGATAAAATGGAAACAGCTATCAATATTGG ATTTGCTTCTAGTTTACTAAGACAGGAGATGAAACAGATCACCATCAATCTTGAAACACCACATATCAAATCCCTGGAGAAATCTGGAATCAAAGATGAAATTGAATTGGCATCAAGAGAAAGTGTTGTGAAGCAAATAGAACAAGGAAGGGAATTGCTTGCTGCATCAGGTGCAAGCTCTGAAGCATTTGCCTTGATCATAGACGGGAAGTCCCTAACTTACGCCCTAGAGGACGAAGTCAAGAACACGTTTCTTGATCTTGCTACTGGCTGTGCGTCAGTGATTTGCTGCAGATCATCACCTAAACAAAAAGCATTG GTTACAAGGCTGGTTAAGACTGGAACAGGAAAAACAACATTAGCGATTGGAGATGGAGCAAATGATGTAGGAATGCTTCAAGAAGCTGACATTGGAGTAGGAATAAGTGGTGTTGAAGGAATGCAAGCGGTGATGTCTAGTGATATCGCCATTGCTCAATTCCGATATCTAGAACGTTTATTGCTAGTCCATGGTCATTGGTGTTACAGCAGAATCTCATCCATG GTATGTTACTTCTTCTACAAGAATATCACTTTCGGTGTCACGGTGTTCTTATATGAAGCTTACGCTTCCTTCTCTGCACAACCTGCATACAACGACTGGTTTCTCTCTCTTTTCAACGTATTTTTCTCTTCTCTCCCTGTCATTGCCCTCGGAGTCTTTGATCAAGACGTCTCAGCTCGCTTTTGTTACAAG TTCCCTGTGCTATACCAAGAAGGTGTGCAAAACATTCTCTTCAGCTGGAAAAGGATCATAGGATGGATGTTCAATGGATTCATAAGTGCCCTAGCCATTTTCTTCATCTGCAAGGAATCTCTAAAACACCAGCTATTCGACCCAAACGGCAAAACCGCAGGCCGGGAAATCATGGGGGGATTAATGTACACTTGTGTCGTGTGGGTGGTCAATCTCCAAATGGCATTATCAATAAGTTACTTCACATGGGTCCAACACATTGTGATTTGGGGATCAATTGCATTTTGGTACATCTTCCTCATGATCTATGGAGCTATAACCCCAAGTTTCTCTACCGATGCTTACATGGTCTTCCTTGAAGCCCTAGCTCCTGCTCCTTCCTACTGGCTCACCACTCTCTTTGTGATGATCTTTGCTTTGACACCTTACTTCGTCTACAAGTCGGTGCAAATGAGGTTTTTCCCTAAATACCATCAAATGATTCAGTGGATTAGGTACGAGGGTCACTCTAATGATCCTGAGTTCGTTGAGATGGTGAGGCAGAGGTCGATTAGACCCACCACCGTTGGATACACTGCGAGAAGAGCTGCTAGTGTACGGCGCTCCGGTCGGTTTCACGATCAGCTCCATAAGGATCTTGTTGCTTTCTGA